In the genome of Candidatus Thermoplasmatota archaeon, the window TAACAAGAAAGGAAGTGAAACATGCGGGGCCCGGAGTGGGTGCAACCCGTTCTTCGAAATATATGCCGTTGAAATGATACCATGAAATATTCAGCAGAAAAAAATCCAGAAAAAAGTGCAAGGGCGTATGGTGGGGAGTTTCATTGCTCTCCAAAACATTCCCAGAATATTATGAGGACAATTAAAGGAATGAAAATAGATGATGCCAAACAATTGCTGGAGGATGTGATAGCGTTGAAACGCCCAATTCCATTCAAAACGCATCTTACCAGCGTATCCCATAGGAAAGGTATTGGGCCTGGAGCATATCCGCAGAAAGCTTCCAAGTACATACTGGAGGTATTGAAAAATGCTGAAAATAATGCGGAGTACAAAGGATTGGATACCGAGAATATGATAATAACTCATGCATCGGCATACCAGGGAAGAAAAGTAAAAGGCATAATGCCCCGTGCTTTCGGAAGGTCGTCACCAAAAAATGAACAGACAACAAACATGGAAATAATAGTAGAGGAGAAAGAATAATATGGCCATAGAACGTAAATTCGTAGTTGAGGGAGAAAAGCGGATGCTTATCAAGGAATACTTGAAGAAGGAAACGGAAAGAGCAGGATTTGGGGGGCTTGAGATACGGAGGACACCCATGGGTACGCTCATCTCTTTATTGACCGAAAGGCCGGGTATTATCATAGGGCGCGGAGGAAAAAATATAAAAAGACTGACAGATGATCTGGCCGAGAAATTTGAAATAGAGAACCCACAGATAGAAATAGAAGAGGTAGGAAATAAAGCGCCGTTGAACGGCCAGATAATGGCTCATAAAGTTGCCATGGCCCTTGAGAGGGGATGGCATTTCAGGAGAGTGGGACATTCCACAGTGAGGAGAATAATGGGCTCAGGGTCAAGAGGGTGTCAGATCATAATTTCAGGCAAAATTACAGGGGCAAGGCACAGAACAGGAAAATTTACCGAGGGACATGTAAAATACTGTGGAGAAGTAGCAAAGGAAGTTATGGACGTAGGCATGGCGGTTGCCAAGAAAAAACCTGGTATTTTGGGGATCAAAGTCAGAATAATGAAACCTGGAGCAAAAATGCCTGACGAAATAGATATTCTTTCAGAATCACCGGTCGAAAAAGTGGAGGAAAAAACTGAGGAAGTTAAAAAGGAAGAGATAAGCGAGGATAAACTCGAAAAAATTGCTCTGGACGATCTGCCAGGAATTGGCGAGAGCATGATGAAACAACTTAAAAAGGCAGGAGTGAAAGATATAAAAGAATTGTATGAAATGAGTGTGGAGGATTTGGTGGGGATAAAAGGCATCGGAATCAAAAAGGCAGAGAAATTGAAGGCGGCTGTCGAAAAAGCGGTGAAATAAAATGAAGGTTAAGGAAATGAGGGAACTGAGCGGTGAAGAAAAAATAGCGAAGTTGAAAGATTGGAGAAATGAGTTAATGGAGGAACACGGGAGGGCAGCCATGGGCGGTTCGCCTCCGTCACCTGGAAAAATCAGGTGGATTCGCAAGAACATTGCGAGAATGATAACCGTAATGAAGGAGGAAGGAGAACTGAATGAGTGACATATGTCCTGTCTGTGGCCTGCCCAAGGAACTGTGCGTATGTGAAAAGATTGCCAGGGAAGGGCAAGAGATAAAGATATATACTGAAAAAAGAAGGTATGGAAAAATGATGACTGTGATATCCGGCGTGGATTCATCCGATATAGACATGGAAGGGTTGTGCAGAGATTTGAAGAAGTGCTGTGCATGCGGAGGGACTGTAAAAGACAAAAAAATAGAGCTTCAAGGAGAACACAAAGAAAAGACAAAAAAAAGGCTTGAGGAATTGGGATTTGCGGTAGAGGTGAAATGATGAACACAAAAAAATTTATGAAAGACGAATTCATAGGCTTGCCGGTACAAATAGATGACTGTACGGATCCATCGCTTCGTGGCGTTGAAGGGACGATAATAGACGAAACGAAAAATATGCTGGTGATAGAGAGCGAAAAAATAAGAAAAGTTGCAAAGGACATTGCCGTATTCAGAATAAATGGTATTGCCATCAATGGAAATAAAATAAAATATCGTCCGGAAGATAGGATAAGGAAGATAAAATGATAGGAATAAACGTTAAAGAACCCAAAAAGAAATGCAGCGACAGAAATTGTCCATTTCATGGTACGCTTCCAGTAAGAGGAGTAATATTGACTGGGAAAATTGTATCTGATGCCATGGATAAGACCGTAGTCATGGAAAAGACGAGGATGCATTATGTGCCGAAGTACGAAAGGTACGAGAAGAGAACAAGCAGATATGCAGCACATTTACCCCCATGCATAGAAGCGAAAAAGGGTGATGAAGTTACCATTATGGAATGTCGTCCATTGAGTAAGACTGTATCATTTGTTGTGGTAGAGGGAAAATGAAAGGAATTTCAGCAAAAGTAACGAGAGGTTTGTCAACCGGCTCAAGGCTGGAATGTGTCGACAATACCGGGGCGAGAGTAGTTGAGATAATATCCGTTAAACATATAAAGACAACTCGCCGCCAGTATCCGTCAGCCGGCGTGGGGGACATAGTGACTGTAAGTGTTAAGAAGGGTAAGCCTGAGATGAAGCGGCAGATATTCAATGCAGTCATAGTTAGACAGAGAATGCCATACAGGCGTCCGGACGGTATGAAAGTCCAATTTGAGGATAATGCAGCCGTAATCGTAACTCCCGAGGGCGATTTAAAAGGCTCTGCAATAAAAGGTCCTGTGGCGAGAGAAGCAGCAGAAAGATGGCCGCGTATATCTGCCACGGCGTCAACTATAGTGTGATAATATGAAATCGAAACAGCCAAGAAAACAAAGGAAAAATCTGTACAATGCTCCCTTACATTACAGGCGTAAGTGGCTTGCATCTCATCTTGCAGAGGATTTGATAGTGAAGTACAATAAGAGGAGTGCTCCTGTGGTAAGGGGGGATACGGTTAAGGTTGTAAGAGGCGAGTTTAAAAATCACGTTGACAAGGTGAGAGAAGTATATCCCAAGAAACAATTAATAGAAGTCGAAGGGGTTGTTACCACAAAAGTGGACGGGAGCAAAGTTCCTCGCCCTGTTCACCCCTCAAATGTTATTATAACCAAGATGAATTTTACGGATACATGGAGAAGAGAAAAACTTGAGAGAGGGTTATCCGAAGAAGCAAAGAAAGAAATAGAACTGGAAGCAGAAAAGCAGATAGAGGAAGAGAGGCTCGAGGAAGAAAGGAGGAAAGAAGAGGAGGCAAGAAAGAAGGAGGAAGAAGAGAAAGCAGCAGAAGAAGTCGAGGGGGCTGAAGAGCTGCCAGGGAAGGAAGCAGAGGAAAAGCCAGTGGAAGAAGAGAAAGAAGAAGCAGTTGAAGAAACTGGAGCAACAGAGGAAAAACCCGAGGCAGAGAAAGAAGAAATCGAGGAAGTCAAGGCAAAGGAAGAGGCAGAGAAAGAAGAAAAGCGTGATCATGAAAAAACAGTGCAATCGAAAGATTTAAATAGCAAAGATATTGAGGAATGATAAAGTGGCACATTTGAAAAGAATAACGGTTCCGAAGACATGGCCCGTGGAAAGAAAAACAAAAAAGTGGTCTATAAGACCGTCGCTGGGCCCACATCCGCTGGAGAGAAGCGTTCCATTGTTATTGGTGGTGAGAGATTATCTCAAATATGCAGATACCGCAAGGGGTGCAAAAAAGATAATAAGTTCGAGAGAGATAATGGTGGACGGTAGTGTTAGAAGAGACCCAAAATTTCCCTGTGGTCTTATGGATGTTATTTCTATTCCCAAGGTGAAAGAGAACTACCGTGTGCTTGTTGACTCGCGGGGTATAATCCGTGTTATGCCCATTTCTCCTGAGGAAGCAAAATGGAAACTTTGCAGGGTAGAAAAAAAGACCATTATTAAAGGCGGAAAGACTCAATTGAACCTTCACGATGGTAGAAATATCGTTGTCGAAGGCAAATACAAAACCGGCGACGTGTTAAAAATATCCGTCCCGGATCAGAAAATTTTGGATGTTTTACCTTTTGACAAAGGCAGTATGGCAATGATAACAAATGGAAAACATGCCGGCGAGATCGCCGAAATAGAAGACACGGAAATCACCAGAAGTTCAAGGCCGAATGTTGTGAAACTCAAAGGTTTTTCCACTATAAAGCCTTATGTCTTTCCAGTAGGAAAAGATAAACCATTAATAAAACTTCCAGAGGTGAATATATATGGCTGATATTAGGGCGCCTAAAATTGAAAAAGTAACAGTGAATATAGGTGTGGGTGAGGGGGGAGAGCGGCTTCGCAAGGCAGAGCAGGTGCTGGAAGAGCTGACCCATCAGAAACCGGTATTAATGATATCAAGGACAATAAATAAGGAATGGGGAATAAGAAAAGGTATGCCGATAGGATGCAAAGTAACCCTCCGGAATGAAAAAGCCATGGATTTTTTGAAGAGGGCTTTATGGACGAGAAACAATAAAGTGGCGGATTGGTCATTTGATGATGAAGGAAACATTTCTTTTGGTATACCTGACCATACCGAATTCAAAGAGATGAAGTATGACCCGAAAATAGGGATATTTGGGATGGATGTCTGTGTAACCCTGGAGAGAGCGGGGTACAGAATAAAAAGGAGAAGAATAGAGAAAAAAAAGATACCTAAGAGCCATCGTTTGACTAAAGAGGATACAATAAATTTTCTCAAAAATACGTTGAACGTTGAGGTGGTATGATGATGAAAATAAAAGAGAAGAAAAAGGACTACGGGCGGAAAAAAGGCTGCGTTAGGTGTGGGAGGAGGAGGGGGCTTATAA includes:
- a CDS encoding translation initiation factor: MSDICPVCGLPKELCVCEKIAREGQEIKIYTEKRRYGKMMTVISGVDSSDIDMEGLCRDLKKCCACGGTVKDKKIELQGEHKEKTKKRLEELGFAVEVK
- a CDS encoding 30S ribosomal protein S17, with translation MIGINVKEPKKKCSDRNCPFHGTLPVRGVILTGKIVSDAMDKTVVMEKTRMHYVPKYERYEKRTSRYAAHLPPCIEAKKGDEVTIMECRPLSKTVSFVVVEGK
- a CDS encoding 50S ribosomal protein L22, with translation MKYSAEKNPEKSARAYGGEFHCSPKHSQNIMRTIKGMKIDDAKQLLEDVIALKRPIPFKTHLTSVSHRKGIGPGAYPQKASKYILEVLKNAENNAEYKGLDTENMIITHASAYQGRKVKGIMPRAFGRSSPKNEQTTNMEIIVEEKE
- a CDS encoding 30S ribosomal protein S4e; translation: MLRNDKVAHLKRITVPKTWPVERKTKKWSIRPSLGPHPLERSVPLLLVVRDYLKYADTARGAKKIISSREIMVDGSVRRDPKFPCGLMDVISIPKVKENYRVLVDSRGIIRVMPISPEEAKWKLCRVEKKTIIKGGKTQLNLHDGRNIVVEGKYKTGDVLKISVPDQKILDVLPFDKGSMAMITNGKHAGEIAEIEDTEITRSSRPNVVKLKGFSTIKPYVFPVGKDKPLIKLPEVNIYG
- a CDS encoding 50S ribosomal protein L14, coding for MKGISAKVTRGLSTGSRLECVDNTGARVVEIISVKHIKTTRRQYPSAGVGDIVTVSVKKGKPEMKRQIFNAVIVRQRMPYRRPDGMKVQFEDNAAVIVTPEGDLKGSAIKGPVAREAAERWPRISATASTIV
- a CDS encoding 50S ribosomal protein L5, encoding MADIRAPKIEKVTVNIGVGEGGERLRKAEQVLEELTHQKPVLMISRTINKEWGIRKGMPIGCKVTLRNEKAMDFLKRALWTRNNKVADWSFDDEGNISFGIPDHTEFKEMKYDPKIGIFGMDVCVTLERAGYRIKRRRIEKKKIPKSHRLTKEDTINFLKNTLNVEVV
- the rpmC gene encoding 50S ribosomal protein L29 — its product is MKVKEMRELSGEEKIAKLKDWRNELMEEHGRAAMGGSPPSPGKIRWIRKNIARMITVMKEEGELNE
- a CDS encoding 30S ribosomal protein S14, coding for MMKIKEKKKDYGRKKGCVRCGRRRGLIRRYGLHLCRQCFRETAEEMGFKKYS
- a CDS encoding ribonuclease P protein subunit; this encodes MMNTKKFMKDEFIGLPVQIDDCTDPSLRGVEGTIIDETKNMLVIESEKIRKVAKDIAVFRINGIAINGNKIKYRPEDRIRKIK
- a CDS encoding 30S ribosomal protein S3 encodes the protein MAIERKFVVEGEKRMLIKEYLKKETERAGFGGLEIRRTPMGTLISLLTERPGIIIGRGGKNIKRLTDDLAEKFEIENPQIEIEEVGNKAPLNGQIMAHKVAMALERGWHFRRVGHSTVRRIMGSGSRGCQIIISGKITGARHRTGKFTEGHVKYCGEVAKEVMDVGMAVAKKKPGILGIKVRIMKPGAKMPDEIDILSESPVEKVEEKTEEVKKEEISEDKLEKIALDDLPGIGESMMKQLKKAGVKDIKELYEMSVEDLVGIKGIGIKKAEKLKAAVEKAVK